A window from Gammaproteobacteria bacterium encodes these proteins:
- a CDS encoding transketolase, whose translation MRKAFANAVLTQCNHDNWFFLTGDLGFMALEEIQSAFGSRFVNAGVAEQNMISVAAGLARESLRVIVYSIAPFCYARPFEQIRNDLCLNNLPVCLVGNGGGYAYGHMGPTHHALEDCAAMNALGVRVLVPAFDDDLPALLHRLDAPTYLRLGYDVRPADQSVPDYAPWREIMPGRCGAIAALGPIAGVAWQALVDLDMDSRPSVWAVCEFTDSKIPSTFLEQIVGRPLYVLEEHVAQGGLGMSLAFSLATRGLTAGRFIHRPALGYPTGRFGSQAFHRAQCGLDAPSIRSMIMG comes from the coding sequence ATGAGAAAGGCCTTCGCGAATGCAGTTTTGACGCAATGCAATCATGACAACTGGTTTTTTCTCACCGGAGATTTGGGTTTTATGGCTCTAGAGGAAATCCAGTCCGCGTTTGGTAGCCGCTTCGTCAACGCTGGCGTTGCCGAGCAGAATATGATCAGCGTTGCTGCTGGCCTGGCACGAGAGTCCCTGCGCGTAATTGTCTACAGTATTGCCCCTTTCTGCTACGCGCGCCCCTTTGAGCAAATTCGCAATGACTTATGTCTAAACAACCTGCCGGTGTGCTTAGTAGGCAATGGGGGGGGGTACGCATACGGTCACATGGGGCCGACCCATCACGCACTGGAAGACTGCGCAGCAATGAATGCTCTAGGTGTACGAGTGCTTGTGCCTGCTTTTGACGACGATCTTCCCGCTCTCCTTCATCGCCTTGATGCACCTACTTATCTTCGCCTTGGGTACGATGTTAGGCCTGCTGATCAAAGCGTGCCGGACTATGCTCCGTGGCGAGAGATTATGCCCGGCAGGTGCGGTGCTATTGCCGCCTTAGGGCCGATCGCAGGTGTTGCTTGGCAAGCCTTGGTCGACCTTGATATGGATTCAAGGCCATCAGTATGGGCGGTGTGTGAGTTCACTGACTCCAAAATACCATCCACATTTCTAGAACAAATTGTAGGCCGTCCCCTTTACGTTCTAGAAGAACACGTGGCCCAAGGGGGGCTTGGGATGAGCTTGGCTTTTAGTCTGGCTACTCGCGGTTTGACAGCAGGACGCTTCATTCACCGGCCTGCTCTTGGCTACCCGACGGGGCGCTTCGGTTCTCAGGCTTTTCACCGTGCCCAATGCGGTCTCGATGCACCGTCAATTCGCAGCATGATTATGGGCTGA
- a CDS encoding class I SAM-dependent methyltransferase produces MTVERACPVCNSRNYLPFADERIDPGRVGILTYASRKPPEFMCLRLVRCTNCDLVYAPSPPAEEFLNTAYTGAGFDSGLEALAAAKTYADALKVHLKGLIGRNAAVDVGAGSGPLLPFLQGQGFKPVIGIEPSRAAIDAARPAVRPLLREGMFSASMLNGENPSLICSFMTLEHLRDPGDFVGIAHSLLEPGGAIAVAVHNWRAPLNRLLGLHSPIIDVEHLQLFSSNALRELLQRTGFERIKVSTIRNAYPLRYWLRLAPLPASGKRCIVGLLERFGLGEQNFALNVGNMFAVGIKRG; encoded by the coding sequence ATGACAGTCGAGCGCGCATGTCCTGTCTGCAACAGTCGCAATTACTTGCCTTTTGCTGATGAGCGGATTGATCCAGGGCGGGTTGGGATTTTGACTTACGCATCGCGAAAGCCTCCAGAGTTCATGTGTCTTCGCCTTGTGCGCTGCACCAACTGCGATCTGGTGTACGCACCGTCACCTCCTGCCGAAGAGTTTTTGAACACAGCGTATACTGGTGCTGGATTTGATTCAGGCCTCGAAGCGTTGGCTGCTGCCAAAACATACGCTGATGCTCTCAAAGTGCATTTGAAGGGACTAATAGGCCGTAACGCGGCGGTTGATGTGGGCGCCGGCAGTGGGCCGCTCCTTCCTTTCCTGCAAGGCCAGGGGTTCAAACCGGTGATTGGCATCGAGCCGTCACGGGCAGCTATCGATGCTGCTCGGCCGGCCGTGCGACCCCTGTTAAGGGAGGGAATGTTTTCGGCATCCATGCTAAACGGAGAGAACCCGTCCCTTATCTGCTCCTTCATGACGCTTGAACACCTGCGTGATCCAGGTGATTTCGTTGGTATCGCTCACAGCCTTCTAGAGCCTGGTGGAGCCATTGCGGTTGCGGTGCACAACTGGCGGGCTCCACTCAATCGGCTGCTTGGCTTACATTCACCAATCATAGATGTTGAGCACCTCCAACTCTTCAGCTCTAATGCTCTCCGCGAACTACTTCAGCGAACTGGTTTCGAGCGAATTAAGGTTTCTACAATCCGAAATGCGTATCCCCTGCGTTACTGGCTCCGTCTCGCTCCGCTGCCAGCTTCAGGCAAACGTTGCATTGTCGGTCTACTTGAACGCTTCGGACTTGGCGAACAGAACTTTGCCCTGAATGTCGGCAACATGTTTGCCGTTGGCATCAAGCGAGGCTAA
- a CDS encoding NAD-dependent epimerase/dehydratase family protein, whose product MNLEEKLRNVTGPVLVIGASGFIGANLLRHLLAVRSDVTGTVFSGDTWRLDGVPSANIGFLNLEDPVSVRSVLYRVGPRTIFDCSSFGAYSFEQDYTRVHATNYLSFIRLMEEIERLGLAAFVHAGSSSEYGLNSAAPPEDAALVPNSHYAVSKVAASAAITYYGKVRGVPVTNLRLYAVYGPFEDSSRLIPALCEASLRGEWPVLARPEVSRDFVYVDDVVEAFADAALRMSPELAGESINIGSGSPTTLRELANLAIKYFGLTAEPRFNPAAGRAWDTNNWYADTNKAKRLLGWSSKTNFTDGLQKTQNWWRSYLVNTDFKRLTKRTQPRKEKNSISVVVACYHDGRAIPIMHERLAATFQKLGLDYELIFVNDSSPDDSAEVIREISARDPHVIGITHSRNFGSQAAFRSGMDLASKEAVVLMDGDLQDPPELIEAFVERWRAGADVVYGRRVKREMPVLLEACYRAFYRVFAAMSEVPVPKNAGDFSLIDRSVVYWLLQCEERDSFLRGLRAYVGFHQEGVDYVRPERMFGVSTNNWIKNIGWAKKGIFSFSRMPLHLLTAAGGVATFATILLAIFMILMRLFDADNVPKGITFLSLLIMAFGSLTLLGIGLLGEYIGKIFEETKARPAFIRRSLIIRGEIQPAELRRQT is encoded by the coding sequence ATGAATCTGGAAGAAAAACTTAGAAATGTTACCGGACCGGTTCTGGTTATTGGTGCGAGTGGTTTTATTGGAGCTAACTTGCTGCGTCATCTGCTTGCAGTACGTAGTGATGTCACTGGCACGGTATTTTCTGGGGATACGTGGCGGCTCGACGGCGTACCGTCGGCTAACATAGGCTTCCTGAATTTAGAGGACCCGGTCAGCGTTCGATCAGTGCTATATCGTGTTGGGCCACGGACGATATTTGACTGTTCATCCTTTGGGGCATACTCCTTCGAGCAGGACTATACGCGGGTCCATGCAACAAACTACCTTAGTTTTATTCGCTTGATGGAGGAGATCGAAAGGCTGGGATTGGCTGCATTCGTTCATGCAGGTAGTTCGTCAGAATATGGCCTTAACTCGGCAGCCCCTCCTGAAGATGCAGCACTCGTGCCTAACAGCCACTATGCCGTTAGCAAAGTGGCAGCTAGTGCCGCTATTACATATTATGGCAAGGTGCGCGGTGTTCCTGTTACGAACCTGCGTCTTTACGCAGTATATGGTCCGTTCGAAGATAGCTCACGTCTAATTCCAGCGCTGTGCGAAGCTAGCCTCAGGGGCGAATGGCCAGTTCTGGCTCGCCCCGAGGTGAGCCGAGACTTCGTGTACGTCGACGACGTAGTGGAAGCCTTTGCCGACGCTGCATTGAGGATGAGCCCTGAACTCGCGGGTGAGTCTATCAACATCGGCAGTGGCTCGCCAACTACCCTTAGGGAGCTTGCCAATTTGGCTATCAAATATTTCGGACTTACTGCCGAACCACGCTTCAATCCTGCTGCAGGCCGAGCATGGGATACCAATAATTGGTATGCCGACACTAACAAGGCGAAGCGCCTACTGGGTTGGTCTTCAAAAACCAACTTTACCGATGGTCTTCAGAAAACCCAGAATTGGTGGCGGTCTTATCTCGTTAATACAGATTTTAAACGACTGACCAAGCGCACTCAGCCTCGAAAGGAAAAAAACTCTATTTCTGTCGTGGTTGCTTGTTATCATGATGGTCGGGCTATTCCTATCATGCATGAACGGCTGGCGGCGACATTCCAAAAGTTGGGCCTAGATTATGAACTCATCTTTGTCAATGACAGCTCGCCGGATGATTCTGCAGAGGTAATAAGGGAGATTAGTGCGCGCGATCCTCATGTAATTGGCATTACCCACTCACGCAACTTCGGTTCTCAAGCTGCTTTTCGTAGCGGGATGGATCTTGCCAGTAAGGAGGCAGTGGTGCTCATGGATGGAGATCTGCAAGACCCGCCGGAACTCATTGAAGCGTTCGTAGAACGTTGGCGTGCAGGGGCAGACGTCGTCTATGGTCGGCGTGTTAAGCGTGAGATGCCCGTACTGCTCGAAGCCTGTTACAGGGCTTTTTATCGCGTTTTTGCGGCCATGAGTGAAGTCCCAGTACCAAAGAATGCAGGGGACTTTTCTCTGATAGATCGCAGCGTCGTATATTGGTTACTTCAGTGCGAGGAGCGAGACTCGTTCCTACGTGGACTGCGCGCCTACGTAGGTTTCCACCAAGAGGGAGTTGATTATGTCAGGCCCGAACGCATGTTCGGTGTCAGCACGAACAATTGGATCAAAAATATTGGCTGGGCTAAGAAAGGCATATTTTCATTCTCTCGCATGCCACTTCACTTACTTACAGCTGCGGGTGGAGTCGCAACATTCGCCACCATTTTGCTAGCAATTTTTATGATACTCATGCGGCTTTTTGATGCCGATAATGTGCCGAAAGGTATTACATTCCTCTCGTTATTAATTATGGCATTTGGTTCATTGACTTTGCTCGGGATAGGGCTGCTAGGGGAATACATTGGTAAAATTTTCGAGGAAACAAAGGCGCGGCCAGCTTTCATTCGCCGCAGCCTAATCATTCGTGGCGAAATCCAACCTGCCGAGTTGCGGAGGCAAACATGA
- a CDS encoding transketolase: MKEINDHFVGLLRKAKLRLLQLHRDANCGHIGGNFSCIEALMTLHHLVMEPSDHFILSKGHAAGALYTTLWSLGYLSDADLETFTRDNTLLPGHPSGLGIPGLMFSTGSLGHGPSLAAGLALAARHKGLDHHIFCLCSDGEWQEGSCWEALNFAIHQRLENLVLLIDQNGLQGFGRTADVISCDDLAPRITAFGADVKKIDGHDPKAIIEVIMEPTHSALRVLILDTVKGRGLHFEDRLESHYLPMSEAEYVTACNALEQEGVQ, encoded by the coding sequence ATGAAAGAAATAAACGATCACTTCGTTGGGCTTCTTCGAAAGGCGAAATTGCGACTTCTTCAGCTTCACCGTGACGCTAATTGTGGGCACATAGGAGGGAATTTTTCGTGTATCGAGGCATTAATGACTCTGCATCACCTCGTCATGGAACCGAGTGACCACTTTATTCTTTCAAAAGGGCACGCGGCCGGAGCCCTATACACAACACTGTGGAGCCTTGGTTACCTCTCAGATGCCGATCTAGAGACTTTCACTCGCGACAACACTTTGCTTCCTGGCCACCCGAGTGGCCTAGGTATTCCGGGATTGATGTTTTCCACAGGGTCTCTTGGGCACGGCCCCTCCTTGGCTGCCGGTTTGGCTCTGGCAGCACGCCACAAGGGTCTTGATCATCATATTTTCTGTCTATGTTCAGACGGTGAATGGCAAGAAGGTAGCTGTTGGGAAGCCCTTAACTTCGCCATTCATCAGCGCCTAGAAAATCTTGTCTTACTCATCGATCAAAATGGATTACAGGGGTTCGGTCGCACTGCTGATGTGATTTCATGTGACGATCTCGCCCCGCGCATAACCGCGTTCGGTGCAGATGTTAAAAAAATCGACGGTCATGATCCGAAGGCCATCATAGAAGTCATAATGGAACCAACTCACAGCGCTCTCAGAGTGTTGATTCTTGATACAGTGAAAGGACGTGGATTGCATTTCGAAGATCGGCTGGAATCTCATTACTTGCCCATGTCGGAGGCGGAATATGTAACGGCTTGCAACGCGTTAGAACAGGAAGGGGTTCAATGA